Proteins from a genomic interval of Aquabacterium sp. J223:
- a CDS encoding helix-turn-helix transcriptional regulator: MSPPFSLRHRFLQPADFTDALDLLPAWLPLSAAQREALPALWRRLLLEPGFNADVIEDLAAPPGQRLLAMGMAIALDDGWARRLRGGDAPPGVARHVYADLLAGRLRLPDDATLARLNGGEGDGVAFLVLHYQQRHMAFDDPRTMSLLSVAMSAFRHAHAGHRIGVLWQEAWGPEQDVMRSMGHREQPTALAPGGADGPRLFGLTRAEALAMLPGSHLRDVFEHRAPRCFFSAAERRLLRRAVGDESDEEIAALLDISIHTVKKLWAAVYARAARQMPELLGDAPAAAVEGVRGPEKRRSLIGYLRQHPEELRPHVVGVAGGVAARRG; encoded by the coding sequence ATGTCCCCGCCCTTCTCGCTGCGCCACCGGTTCCTGCAACCGGCCGACTTCACCGACGCCCTCGACCTGCTGCCCGCCTGGCTGCCGCTCTCGGCCGCGCAGCGCGAGGCGCTGCCCGCGCTGTGGCGCCGGCTGCTGCTGGAGCCCGGCTTCAACGCCGACGTCATCGAGGACCTCGCCGCCCCGCCCGGCCAGCGTCTGCTGGCCATGGGCATGGCCATCGCGCTGGACGACGGCTGGGCGCGGCGGCTGCGCGGCGGCGACGCCCCGCCCGGCGTGGCGCGGCATGTCTACGCCGACCTGCTGGCCGGCCGCCTGCGCCTGCCCGACGACGCCACGCTGGCCAGGCTCAACGGCGGCGAGGGCGACGGCGTGGCCTTCCTGGTGCTGCACTACCAGCAGCGGCACATGGCCTTCGACGACCCGCGCACCATGAGCCTGCTGTCGGTGGCGATGAGCGCCTTCCGCCACGCCCATGCCGGCCACCGCATCGGCGTGCTCTGGCAGGAGGCCTGGGGCCCCGAGCAGGACGTGATGCGCAGCATGGGCCACCGCGAGCAGCCCACCGCGCTGGCGCCCGGCGGCGCCGACGGGCCGCGCCTGTTCGGTCTCACCCGCGCCGAGGCGCTGGCGATGCTGCCCGGCAGCCACCTGCGCGACGTGTTCGAGCACCGCGCGCCGCGCTGCTTCTTCTCGGCGGCAGAGCGCCGCCTGCTGCGTCGCGCGGTGGGCGACGAATCCGACGAGGAGATCGCCGCCCTGCTGGACATCTCCATCCACACCGTGAAGAAGCTGTGGGCGGCGGTCTACGCCCGTGCCGCCCGCCAGATGCCCGAACTGCTGGGCGACGCGCCCGCCGCGGCCGTCGAAGGCGTGCGCGGGCCGGAGAAGCGGCGCTCGCTGATCGGCTACCTGCGGCAGCACCCGGAGGAGCTGCGGCCGCATGTGGTGGGGGTGGCGGGTGGGGT
- a CDS encoding DVUA0089 family protein — protein sequence MTSRPIRLPALPALAALSRLSALAAAALAVAGPAAAASFTYSGNISFHNDVIRVGFSLAQDATNVRVWTDSFMGGQNFDPITAVWNGRTGAFIADNDDNAAIAPGQTRYDSGLVFSSLAAGDYVFTVATYPNDRRGTSLANGFVLDNAAPIAMANWCQPSNGCGMGTFFRVNLSGVDSTIPPVQAIPEPETYALMLGGLAALGAAVRRRRQG from the coding sequence ATGACGTCCCGCCCGATCCGTTTGCCCGCCCTGCCCGCCCTGGCCGCCCTGTCCCGCCTGAGCGCCCTGGCCGCCGCCGCCCTCGCCGTGGCCGGCCCGGCCGCCGCCGCCAGCTTCACCTACAGCGGCAACATCAGCTTCCACAACGACGTGATCCGCGTCGGCTTCAGCCTGGCGCAGGACGCGACCAACGTGCGGGTGTGGACCGATTCGTTCATGGGCGGCCAGAACTTCGATCCCATCACCGCGGTGTGGAACGGCCGCACCGGGGCCTTCATCGCCGACAACGACGACAACGCCGCCATCGCGCCGGGCCAGACGCGCTACGACTCGGGCCTGGTGTTCTCGAGCCTGGCGGCCGGCGACTACGTCTTCACCGTGGCCACCTACCCCAACGACCGCCGGGGCACCAGCCTGGCCAACGGCTTCGTGCTCGACAACGCCGCGCCGATCGCCATGGCCAACTGGTGCCAGCCGTCCAACGGCTGCGGCATGGGCACCTTCTTCCGCGTCAACCTGAGCGGTGTGGACAGCACCATCCCGCCGGTGCAGGCCATCCCGGAGCCCGAGACCTACGCGCTGATGCTGGGCGGCCTGGCCGCGCTCGGCGCCGCGGTGCGGCGCCGCCGCCAGGGCTGA
- a CDS encoding indolepyruvate ferredoxin oxidoreductase family protein, with protein MNAPLPDEVLKALAEVRLDDKYRLDQGRAFMSGVQALVRLTLLQHERDRRAGLDTAGFVSGYRGSPLGTLDQALWQAKDHLQRHQVVFQPGVNEELAATAVWGSQQLDLWPQAKKHDGVYGLWYGKGPGVDRSADVLKHANYAGTARHGGVIAVAGDDHVAKSSTIAHQSDHLFKACGIPVFFPASVQEILDLGLHAWAMSRYAGLWSGFKTIQEIVESSSSVEIDPDRVRIVLPDDFPLPAGGLHIRWPDTPLEQEARLMDHKWYAALAYVRANRLNHDVVAGPADRFGLIASGKAYNDTRQALHDLGLDDAACRRIGLRLHKVAVPWPLEARTTREFAQGLQEILVVEEKRQLIEYQLKEELYNWRPDVRPNVLGKFDEPDGDHSGGEWSWGQPADHWLLRAKADLTPALIARAIARRLQRLGVPADVQARMAAHLSVLDAAARREQAVQASTAAGAGATGERAPWFCAGCPHNTSTRVPEGSRAMAGIGCHYMALWMDRQTETFSQMGGEGVAWVGQAPFTKDAHVFANLGDGTYFHSGVLAVRQAVAAGVNITYKILFNDAVAMTGGQPVDGTLRVPALIRELQAEGVTRVVLVSDRIDPWRDAGLPADVALHPREDLDAVQRTLREVPGCTVIVYEQTCATEKRRRRKRGTLADAGVRVVINEAVCEGCGDCSVQSNCLAVEPVETPLGRKRRINQSACNQDLSCLHGFCPSFVTLEGAVPRQPKAAAPASAADVDALPPLPEPTLPDAGAGWRCVVAGVGGTGVITLGQLLGMAAHLDGKAVVTQDAAGLAQKGGATWSHVQVAGAADALRTTKIDAAQADLLLACDGLVAALPVTLQALHPQRSRVVLNTHPTPTAALLQQPDWQYPAAACEQRLREAAARLWAVDAEALSVALLGDAVYANPLLLGHAWQRGLIPLSRAAIRQAMVLNGVQPQRNQAAFEWGRRAAHDPASLPRPNTGAQVIQLHRRLGIEALIDDRAQRLAAYQSAAYADTFRAFVAQVRLAEAPLGSTRLAQAVAEGLHKLMAYKDEYEVARLHADPAFAERLQREFDGGRPHWHLAPPGLARRLDAQGRPRKLRFGPWLGAVYPWLARLKVLRGTPFDPFGRTEERRTERALVGEYRAAITELLPDLRADNLALALEIARLPERIRGFGPVKARHLAEVRPRWQALMTQWRTLVRRPPAPARAQG; from the coding sequence ATGAACGCTCCCCTTCCCGACGAGGTGCTGAAAGCCCTCGCCGAGGTCCGCCTCGACGACAAGTACCGGCTCGACCAGGGCCGCGCCTTCATGAGCGGCGTGCAGGCACTGGTGCGGCTGACGCTGCTGCAGCACGAACGCGACCGCCGCGCCGGGCTGGACACGGCCGGCTTCGTCAGCGGCTACCGCGGCTCGCCGCTGGGCACGCTGGACCAGGCGCTGTGGCAGGCCAAGGACCACCTGCAGCGCCACCAGGTCGTCTTCCAGCCCGGCGTCAACGAGGAGCTGGCCGCCACCGCGGTGTGGGGCAGCCAGCAGCTCGACCTCTGGCCGCAGGCGAAGAAGCACGACGGCGTCTATGGCCTGTGGTACGGCAAGGGCCCGGGCGTGGACCGCAGCGCCGACGTGCTGAAGCACGCCAACTACGCCGGCACCGCGCGCCACGGCGGCGTGATCGCGGTGGCGGGTGACGACCACGTCGCCAAGAGCAGCACCATCGCCCACCAGAGCGACCACCTGTTCAAGGCCTGCGGCATCCCGGTGTTCTTCCCGGCCTCGGTGCAGGAGATCCTCGACCTCGGCCTGCACGCCTGGGCGATGAGCCGCTACGCCGGGCTGTGGTCGGGCTTCAAGACCATCCAGGAGATCGTCGAGTCGTCGTCGTCGGTGGAGATCGACCCCGACCGCGTGCGCATCGTGCTGCCCGACGACTTCCCGCTGCCCGCGGGCGGGCTGCACATCCGCTGGCCGGACACGCCGCTGGAGCAGGAGGCGCGGCTGATGGACCACAAGTGGTACGCCGCGCTGGCCTACGTGCGGGCCAACCGGCTCAACCACGACGTCGTCGCCGGGCCGGCCGACCGCTTCGGCCTCATCGCCAGCGGCAAGGCCTACAACGACACCCGCCAGGCGTTGCACGACCTGGGCCTGGACGACGCCGCCTGCCGGCGCATCGGCCTGCGGCTGCACAAGGTGGCGGTGCCCTGGCCGCTGGAGGCGCGCACCACCCGCGAGTTCGCGCAGGGGCTGCAGGAGATCCTGGTCGTCGAGGAGAAGCGCCAGCTCATCGAGTACCAGTTGAAGGAGGAGCTCTACAACTGGCGGCCCGACGTGCGGCCCAACGTGCTGGGCAAGTTCGACGAACCCGACGGCGACCACAGCGGCGGCGAATGGAGCTGGGGCCAGCCGGCCGACCACTGGCTGCTGCGCGCCAAGGCCGACCTGACGCCGGCCCTCATCGCCCGCGCCATCGCCAGGCGCCTGCAGCGCCTGGGCGTGCCGGCGGACGTGCAGGCGCGCATGGCCGCGCACCTGTCGGTGCTGGACGCCGCCGCGCGCCGCGAGCAGGCGGTGCAGGCCTCCACCGCGGCCGGGGCCGGGGCGACGGGCGAACGCGCGCCCTGGTTCTGCGCCGGCTGCCCGCACAACACCAGCACCCGGGTGCCCGAGGGCTCGCGCGCGATGGCCGGCATCGGCTGCCACTACATGGCGCTGTGGATGGACCGGCAGACCGAGACCTTCAGCCAGATGGGCGGCGAAGGCGTGGCCTGGGTCGGTCAGGCGCCCTTCACGAAGGACGCCCATGTCTTCGCCAACCTGGGCGACGGCACCTACTTCCATTCCGGCGTGCTGGCGGTGCGGCAGGCGGTCGCGGCCGGGGTCAACATCACCTACAAGATCCTCTTCAACGACGCGGTGGCGATGACCGGCGGCCAGCCGGTGGACGGCACGCTGCGCGTGCCGGCGCTGATCCGCGAGCTGCAGGCCGAGGGCGTGACGCGGGTGGTGCTGGTCAGCGACCGCATCGACCCGTGGCGCGACGCCGGCCTGCCGGCGGACGTCGCCCTGCACCCGCGGGAGGACCTGGACGCGGTGCAGCGCACGCTGCGCGAGGTGCCGGGCTGCACCGTCATCGTCTACGAGCAGACCTGCGCCACCGAGAAGCGCCGGCGCCGCAAGCGCGGCACGCTGGCCGATGCCGGCGTCCGGGTGGTCATCAACGAAGCGGTGTGCGAGGGCTGCGGCGACTGCTCGGTGCAGAGCAACTGCCTGGCCGTGGAGCCGGTGGAAACGCCGCTCGGCCGCAAGCGCCGCATCAACCAGAGCGCCTGCAACCAGGACCTGTCCTGCCTGCACGGCTTCTGCCCCAGCTTCGTCACGCTGGAGGGCGCCGTGCCGCGCCAGCCGAAGGCCGCCGCTCCGGCCTCAGCGGCCGACGTCGATGCGCTGCCGCCGCTGCCCGAGCCCACGCTGCCCGACGCCGGCGCCGGCTGGCGCTGCGTGGTCGCCGGTGTCGGCGGCACCGGCGTCATCACGCTCGGCCAATTGCTCGGCATGGCGGCCCACCTCGACGGCAAGGCGGTGGTGACGCAGGACGCCGCCGGCCTGGCGCAGAAGGGCGGTGCCACCTGGTCGCACGTGCAGGTGGCCGGGGCCGCCGACGCCCTGCGCACGACCAAGATCGACGCCGCCCAGGCCGACCTGCTGCTGGCCTGCGACGGCCTGGTGGCGGCGCTGCCGGTCACGCTGCAGGCGCTGCACCCGCAGCGCAGCCGGGTGGTGCTGAACACCCACCCCACGCCCACCGCGGCGCTGCTGCAGCAGCCGGATTGGCAGTACCCCGCCGCCGCCTGCGAGCAGCGGCTGCGCGAGGCGGCGGCTCGCCTGTGGGCGGTGGACGCCGAGGCGCTGTCGGTGGCGCTGCTGGGCGACGCGGTCTATGCCAACCCGCTGCTGCTGGGCCATGCCTGGCAGCGCGGGCTGATCCCGTTGAGCCGCGCCGCCATCCGGCAGGCGATGGTGCTCAACGGCGTGCAGCCGCAGCGCAACCAGGCGGCCTTCGAATGGGGCCGGCGGGCCGCCCACGACCCGGCCTCGCTGCCCCGGCCGAACACCGGCGCGCAGGTCATCCAGCTGCACCGCAGGCTGGGCATCGAGGCGCTGATCGACGACCGCGCGCAGCGGCTGGCGGCCTACCAAAGTGCCGCTTACGCCGACACCTTCCGCGCCTTCGTCGCCCAGGTGCGCCTGGCCGAGGCGCCGCTCGGCTCGACCCGCCTGGCGCAGGCGGTGGCCGAGGGCCTGCACAAGCTGATGGCCTACAAGGACGAGTACGAGGTGGCCCGGCTGCACGCCGACCCCGCCTTCGCCGAGCGGCTGCAGCGCGAGTTCGACGGCGGCCGGCCGCACTGGCACCTGGCGCCGCCGGGGCTGGCCCGCCGGCTCGACGCGCAGGGCCGGCCGCGCAAGCTGCGCTTCGGGCCGTGGCTGGGCGCCGTCTACCCCTGGCTGGCGCGGCTGAAGGTGCTGCGCGGCACGCCGTTCGACCCCTTCGGCCGCACCGAGGAGCGGCGCACCGAGCGGGCGCTGGTCGGCGAATACCGCGCGGCCATCACCGAGCTGCTGCCCGACCTGCGCGCCGACAACCTGGCGCTGGCGCTGGAGATCGCGCGCCTGCCGGAGCGCATCCGTGGCTTCGGCCCGGTCAAGGCCCGCCACCTGGCCGAAGTGCGGCCGCGCTGGCAGGCGCTGATGACGCAGTGGCGCACGCTGGTGCGGCGCCCGCCGGCGCCGGCTCGGGCGCAGGGCTGA
- a CDS encoding murein transglycosylase A, giving the protein MNTSRASAPRASSRIRAMVRTVVARRDGAGPSGPAILGSGHRRRRAWGWVATLAALLTACGTAPPPPAPAPEAPASVPPVATAPAAPVPGTLQRSRSRWVPVAFDELPGWRDDRLADWWVAFRRGCERPAPGFAGLCAEAAGAPSADDGFLRLWLEQRLQPYRLEAMDGSAATGLLTGYFEPLVEAVRSPRPTHAVPLLMPPADLASRRPYWTRQQLDSLPAAQAGSRGREIAWVADPLDALVLQIQGSGRLKLTEPDGRQQTVRVAYAGHNDQPYKSVGRWLIDQGELKAEQASWPAIRDWARRNPKRVQEMLWANPRVVFFREEPLPDPGIGPRGAQGVPLTPGRSIAVDPQSVPYGTPVWVDATEPLSATPLRRLVMAQDTGSAIVGAVRADFFWGWGDEAEAKAGRTKQPLRMWALWPR; this is encoded by the coding sequence ATGAACACCAGCAGGGCCAGCGCGCCGAGGGCTTCCAGCAGAATCAGGGCCATGGTGCGGACGGTGGTGGCGCGGCGGGATGGGGCAGGACCTTCGGGGCCGGCGATTCTAGGCAGCGGGCACCGGCGGCGGCGGGCGTGGGGCTGGGTCGCCACGCTGGCCGCGCTGCTCACCGCCTGCGGCACCGCGCCGCCGCCGCCCGCGCCGGCACCGGAAGCGCCGGCCAGCGTGCCGCCGGTCGCCACGGCACCCGCCGCGCCCGTGCCCGGCACGCTGCAGCGCAGCCGCTCGCGCTGGGTGCCCGTCGCCTTCGACGAGCTGCCCGGCTGGCGCGACGACCGCCTGGCCGACTGGTGGGTGGCCTTCCGCCGCGGCTGCGAACGCCCGGCGCCCGGGTTCGCCGGCCTGTGCGCCGAGGCGGCAGGGGCCCCGTCGGCCGACGATGGTTTCCTGAGGTTGTGGCTGGAACAGCGGCTGCAGCCCTACCGGCTGGAGGCGATGGACGGCAGCGCCGCCACCGGCCTGTTGACGGGCTATTTCGAGCCGCTGGTGGAAGCGGTGCGCAGTCCGCGGCCGACGCATGCGGTGCCGCTGCTGATGCCGCCGGCCGACCTGGCCAGCCGCAGGCCCTACTGGACCCGGCAGCAGCTGGACAGCCTGCCCGCCGCCCAGGCCGGCAGCCGCGGCCGGGAGATCGCCTGGGTGGCCGACCCGCTGGACGCGCTGGTGCTGCAGATCCAGGGCTCCGGCCGCTTGAAGCTGACCGAGCCCGACGGCCGCCAGCAGACGGTGCGCGTGGCCTATGCCGGCCACAACGACCAGCCCTACAAGTCGGTGGGTCGCTGGCTCATCGACCAGGGTGAGCTGAAGGCCGAGCAGGCCTCCTGGCCCGCCATCCGCGACTGGGCGCGGCGCAACCCGAAGCGCGTGCAGGAGATGCTGTGGGCCAACCCGCGCGTCGTCTTCTTCCGCGAGGAACCGCTGCCCGACCCCGGGATCGGCCCGCGCGGCGCGCAGGGCGTGCCGCTGACGCCGGGCCGCTCGATCGCGGTGGACCCGCAGAGCGTGCCCTACGGCACCCCGGTCTGGGTCGACGCCACCGAACCGCTGTCGGCCACGCCGCTGCGCCGGCTGGTCATGGCGCAGGACACCGGCTCGGCCATCGTCGGCGCGGTGCGCGCCGACTTCTTCTGGGGCTGGGGCGACGAGGCCGAGGCCAAGGCCGGGCGGACCAAGCAGCCGCTGCGCATGTGGGCGTTGTGGCCGCGATAG
- a CDS encoding site-specific recombinase, whose product MRGLLHAFWREVDAPALFADFGFAPRAALMSELRQRLVQRVLPGTPATRDLAALFPLLFEPQDLDWLGRMDAALLARLAALLAPAAPAAALAAEQAAPTAHWRIAMAEALTVLVSEIRAGGFAPAMRQRMSADLLDGDPFRQLAQVGDRFGDAVLAGDADAALAQAPYLRALLDRCRAAAASIHDHLAEAGVSVDLVFRMDQLRARCDRVELLMDALLAPDPAPELLRLTRSLVQDAAERRGVRSLMARHYSLLARKVAERSAETGEGYITRTRAEYRRMLARAAGGGTVLAGTTFLKFAIGGLGLSAFWGGWWAGVNYAASFVLIHLLHFTVATKQPAMTAPAMAARLGEVQKAAATAGEGDDERAADGFVDEIANLIRSQTAGILGNLALVAPVVLAVQAASRAALGEPLVGGATAEHILHDLTALGPTPLFAAFTGVLLFSASLVAGWVENWFVFYRLDSAIAWHPRIVQRLGAARAQRWAAWARANVSGLAANVSLGLMLGLVPAIASFFGLPIQVRHVTLSTGQLAAALGAEGIGLLLDASFWWCALGIVLTGLLNVGVSFALAFKVALRSRGIRVGERLRLNAALRRRLWRRPWSFLWPPKDPAPPGG is encoded by the coding sequence GTGCGCGGCCTGCTGCACGCCTTCTGGCGCGAGGTCGACGCGCCGGCGCTGTTCGCCGACTTCGGCTTCGCGCCGCGCGCCGCGCTGATGAGCGAGCTGCGCCAGCGCCTGGTGCAGCGGGTGCTGCCCGGCACGCCGGCCACGCGCGACCTGGCGGCGCTGTTTCCGCTGCTCTTCGAGCCGCAGGACCTGGACTGGCTGGGCCGCATGGACGCCGCGCTGCTGGCGCGGCTGGCGGCGCTGCTGGCGCCCGCCGCCCCGGCCGCCGCATTGGCCGCCGAACAGGCCGCGCCGACGGCCCACTGGCGCATCGCCATGGCCGAGGCGCTGACCGTGCTGGTCAGCGAGATCCGCGCCGGCGGCTTCGCACCCGCCATGCGCCAGCGCATGAGCGCCGATCTGCTGGACGGCGACCCCTTCCGCCAGCTGGCACAGGTGGGCGACCGCTTCGGCGACGCGGTGCTGGCCGGCGATGCCGACGCCGCGCTCGCGCAGGCGCCCTACCTGCGCGCGCTGCTCGACCGCTGCCGCGCCGCCGCCGCCTCGATCCACGACCACCTGGCCGAGGCCGGCGTGTCGGTGGACCTGGTCTTCCGCATGGACCAGCTGCGCGCCCGCTGCGACCGGGTCGAGCTGCTGATGGACGCGCTGCTGGCACCCGACCCCGCGCCGGAGCTGCTGCGGCTGACGCGCTCGCTGGTGCAGGACGCGGCCGAACGCCGCGGCGTGCGCAGCCTGATGGCGCGCCACTACTCGCTGCTCGCGCGCAAGGTGGCCGAGCGCAGCGCCGAGACCGGCGAGGGCTACATCACCCGCACCCGCGCCGAGTACCGCCGCATGCTGGCCCGCGCCGCCGGCGGCGGCACCGTGCTGGCCGGCACCACCTTCCTCAAGTTCGCCATCGGCGGGCTGGGCCTGTCGGCGTTCTGGGGCGGCTGGTGGGCCGGCGTCAACTACGCGGCGAGCTTCGTGCTGATCCACCTGCTGCACTTCACCGTGGCGACCAAGCAGCCGGCGATGACCGCGCCGGCGATGGCGGCCCGGCTCGGCGAGGTGCAGAAGGCGGCGGCCACCGCCGGCGAGGGCGACGACGAGCGGGCGGCGGACGGCTTCGTCGACGAGATCGCCAACCTCATCCGCTCGCAGACGGCGGGCATCCTCGGCAACCTGGCGCTGGTGGCGCCGGTGGTGCTGGCCGTGCAGGCGGCGTCGCGCGCCGCCCTGGGCGAGCCGCTGGTCGGCGGGGCCACCGCCGAGCACATCCTGCACGACCTGACCGCCCTCGGGCCGACGCCGCTGTTCGCCGCCTTCACCGGGGTGCTGCTGTTCTCCGCCAGCCTGGTCGCCGGCTGGGTCGAGAACTGGTTCGTCTTCTACCGGCTGGACAGCGCCATCGCCTGGCACCCCCGCATCGTGCAGCGGCTGGGCGCCGCGCGGGCGCAGCGCTGGGCGGCCTGGGCGCGGGCCAATGTCTCCGGCCTGGCGGCCAACGTGTCGCTGGGGCTGATGCTCGGGCTGGTGCCGGCCATCGCGTCCTTCTTCGGCCTGCCGATCCAGGTGCGGCACGTCACGCTGTCCACCGGCCAGCTGGCCGCGGCCCTCGGCGCCGAGGGCATCGGCCTGCTGCTGGACGCCAGCTTCTGGTGGTGCGCGCTGGGCATCGTGCTCACCGGCCTGCTCAACGTCGGCGTCAGCTTCGCGCTGGCCTTCAAGGTGGCGCTGCGCTCGCGCGGCATCCGCGTGGGCGAGCGGCTGCGGCTGAATGCCGCCTTGCGGCGTCGGCTGTGGCGGCGGCCGTGGTCCTTCCTCTGGCCGCCGAAGGACCCGGCGCCTCCCGGCGGCTGA
- the apaG gene encoding Co2+/Mg2+ efflux protein ApaG → MARPEFTVSVQVRFLPEQSPAGGPFAYAYTITIVNSGDTTAQLIGRHWLITDADGKVEEVRGLAVVGHQPLLKPGERFEYTSWTRVATATGTMRGTFFCMTEDARPFDAPVPEFLLAQRQTLH, encoded by the coding sequence ATGGCCCGACCCGAGTTCACCGTCTCCGTGCAGGTCCGCTTCCTGCCGGAGCAAAGCCCCGCCGGCGGGCCCTTCGCCTACGCCTACACGATCACCATCGTGAACAGCGGCGACACCACGGCGCAGCTCATCGGGCGCCACTGGCTGATCACCGACGCCGACGGCAAGGTCGAGGAGGTGCGCGGGCTGGCGGTGGTCGGCCACCAGCCGCTGCTCAAGCCCGGCGAGCGCTTCGAATACACCAGCTGGACCCGCGTGGCCACCGCCACCGGCACCATGCGCGGCACCTTCTTCTGCATGACCGAGGACGCCCGGCCCTTCGACGCGCCGGTGCCGGAGTTCCTGCTGGCGCAGCGGCAGACGCTTCACTGA
- the rpe gene encoding ribulose-phosphate 3-epimerase — MTTFRIAPSLLSADFARLGEEMKAVIAAGADWIHFDVMDNHYVPNLTFGPMVCQALKRHAVRADGTPVPIDVHLMVQPVDALATAFAQAGADLISFHPDASTHVDRTLQLIRGAGCKAGLVFNPAAPLDVLEWTIDQLDLVLIMSVNPGFGGQGFIPSALRKVEQVRQLIDASGRDIRLEVDGGIKVDNIRRVAEAGADTFVAGSAIFGQPDYAAVVGAMRAELKALPPRGTWA; from the coding sequence ATGACCACCTTCCGCATCGCCCCCAGCCTGCTCTCGGCCGACTTCGCCCGCCTCGGCGAGGAGATGAAGGCCGTCATCGCGGCCGGTGCCGACTGGATTCACTTCGACGTGATGGACAACCATTACGTGCCCAACCTGACCTTCGGGCCGATGGTGTGCCAGGCGCTGAAGCGCCATGCGGTCCGGGCCGACGGCACGCCGGTGCCGATCGACGTGCACCTGATGGTGCAGCCGGTGGACGCGCTGGCCACGGCCTTCGCCCAGGCCGGCGCCGACCTGATCAGCTTCCACCCCGACGCCTCGACCCACGTCGACCGCACCCTGCAGCTCATCCGCGGCGCCGGCTGCAAGGCCGGCCTGGTGTTCAACCCGGCCGCGCCGCTGGACGTGCTGGAGTGGACGATCGACCAGCTCGACCTGGTGCTGATCATGAGCGTCAACCCGGGCTTCGGCGGCCAGGGGTTCATCCCCTCGGCGCTGCGCAAGGTCGAGCAGGTGCGTCAGCTGATCGACGCCAGCGGCCGCGACATCCGGCTGGAGGTGGACGGCGGCATCAAGGTGGACAACATCCGCCGCGTCGCCGAAGCCGGCGCCGACACCTTCGTCGCCGGCAGCGCCATCTTCGGCCAGCCCGACTACGCCGCCGTCGTCGGTGCCATGCGGGCCGAGCTGAAGGCCCTTCCCCCGCGCGGCACCTGGGCCTGA
- a CDS encoding CynX/NimT family MFS transporter, producing the protein MAELSRTRWGQVALLQLVGIACAMQVGKVPPAIGALRQSLGMSLVEVAWVLALLSAVAALGGSLAGSLAARWGAGRVVLGSLLLMAAANALGALSPSPAPLLASRTVEGAGFLFAVVAVPGLLAANSAAADRPLVFGLWGAYMGLGMAAAMFAAPALLAWGGWRGLWGADAALLALLALALGVARPQAPPRSAQGQPLSALVRGLAVVLRRREVQLLGLVFLCHAYQYMAVFGFLPTVLHEAGMRGETAAALTATAVLFNALGNTLTGWLFKRGARAGTLLMAAALTIGAMELALYAGGLSAPARVGCALVFSLVAGIPPATVFVRLQAAARQQSGAEPAIAMGFVVQCSHIGQMFSPVVVAALASALGGWQWSPAALLPMAAVVFWCGWRLQRGDRA; encoded by the coding sequence ATGGCCGAGCTGTCGCGCACCCGCTGGGGCCAGGTCGCCCTGCTGCAACTCGTGGGCATCGCCTGCGCCATGCAGGTGGGCAAGGTGCCGCCGGCCATCGGCGCGCTGCGGCAGTCGCTCGGCATGAGCCTGGTCGAGGTGGCCTGGGTGCTGGCCCTGCTCAGCGCCGTCGCCGCGCTCGGCGGCAGCCTCGCCGGCTCGCTGGCCGCGCGCTGGGGCGCGGGGCGGGTGGTGCTGGGCAGCCTGCTGCTGATGGCCGCGGCCAACGCGCTGGGCGCGCTGTCGCCGTCGCCCGCGCCGCTGCTGGCCAGCCGCACGGTGGAGGGCGCCGGCTTCCTGTTCGCGGTGGTGGCGGTGCCGGGCCTGCTGGCGGCCAACTCGGCGGCGGCGGACCGGCCGCTGGTCTTCGGCCTCTGGGGCGCCTACATGGGGCTGGGCATGGCGGCGGCGATGTTCGCCGCACCGGCGCTGCTGGCCTGGGGCGGCTGGCGCGGGCTGTGGGGCGCGGACGCGGCGCTGCTGGCGCTGCTGGCGCTGGCGCTGGGGGTGGCCCGGCCCCAGGCGCCGCCGCGGTCGGCGCAGGGGCAGCCGCTGTCGGCGCTGGTGCGCGGCCTGGCCGTGGTGCTGCGGCGGCGCGAGGTCCAGCTGCTCGGCCTGGTCTTCCTCTGCCACGCCTACCAGTACATGGCGGTGTTCGGCTTCCTGCCCACGGTGCTGCACGAGGCCGGCATGCGCGGCGAGACGGCCGCCGCGCTCACCGCGACGGCGGTGCTCTTCAACGCGCTGGGCAACACGCTGACGGGCTGGCTGTTCAAGCGCGGCGCCCGCGCCGGCACGCTGCTGATGGCGGCGGCGCTGACCATCGGCGCCATGGAGCTGGCGCTGTACGCCGGCGGCCTGTCCGCGCCGGCGCGGGTGGGCTGCGCGCTGGTGTTCTCGCTGGTGGCGGGCATCCCGCCGGCGACGGTCTTCGTGCGGCTGCAGGCCGCGGCGCGCCAGCAGTCCGGGGCGGAGCCGGCGATCGCCATGGGCTTCGTCGTGCAGTGCTCGCACATCGGCCAGATGTTCTCGCCGGTGGTCGTGGCGGCGCTGGCCTCCGCCCTCGGCGGTTGGCAGTGGTCGCCGGCCGCCCTGCTGCCGATGGCGGCGGTGGTGTTCTGGTGCGGCTGGCGGCTGCAGCGAGGGGACCGCGCATGA